The Veillonellales bacterium genome contains the following window.
CCAAGATGATTCTCTTTGACGAACCGACATCGGCTCTTGATCCCGAATTGGTCGGTGATGTTCTGGCTGTTATGCGCAAGCTGGCTAACGAGGGGATGACGATGATCGTCGTCACGCATGAAATGGGATTTGCCAAGGATGTGTCCGATCGAATCCTCTTTATGTCGGATGGAAATATTGTTGAAGATTCGAATCCGGAAGATTTTTTCACAAATCCAAGGACGGAGAGGGCGCATTCCTTTTTATCCCGCATTATTGCATAGGTGGACTTGATTGGATCGGCAAATCACTTTTTCGTGAGCAGTTCTGATCTTTTATGGAGAGGGGTTTGACGTGAAAATATTAAAGTTGCAAGGCGGTTCTATTATCAACGGTGAAGGTTCTTTAGAATATTTAAGGCAAGTGGAATATAAGAAAGCCATGATTATTACCGGAAGCAAGTCTATGTTTGCATCCGGTGTCATTGGGAAAATTGAAGCATATATGAAAAAGCCGGATAGGCAAATCCACATCTATGGGGTAATTGGTAAAAATCCAACCAAGGAAGAAGTCTATCAAGCGCTTTATCAGGCGCGGGAGTTTAAGCCCGATGTAGTTATTGCCGTTGGCGGGGGATCGCCTATGGACGCAGCCAAAGCGGTTGTCTTGTTTTATGAATTTCCGGATCTCAATTTTGACAACGTATTTTCCACCAAACTGCCCGAGAGAAGAGAAAAAGTAAAATTTATCGCCATTCCGTCGACTTCCGGCACAGCCAGCGAAGTGACACATGTGACGGTGATTACCTATCCGGAAGAAAAAGTGAAGCGGGCCATCCGTTGCGATTGTTTGCGGCCGGATATTACCATTTTAGATGGAACGATTCCTCAAACGCTTCCGCCTCATATTGTGGCGGAAACGGGAATGGATGCCTTGACACACGCTTTAGAATGCTATATCAATAAAAATGGCGATGAATTTACCGATGCGCTGGCCAAAGAGGCTATAGAAGGAATTTTGTATTGGCTGCCGATTTCATATGAAAAAGCAACCTTGGA
Protein-coding sequences here:
- a CDS encoding iron-containing alcohol dehydrogenase, with product MKILKLQGGSIINGEGSLEYLRQVEYKKAMIITGSKSMFASGVIGKIEAYMKKPDRQIHIYGVIGKNPTKEEVYQALYQAREFKPDVVIAVGGGSPMDAAKAVVLFYEFPDLNFDNVFSTKLPERREKVKFIAIPSTSGTASEVTHVTVITYPEEKVKRAIRCDCLRPDITILDGTIPQTLPPHIVAETGMDALTHALECYINKNGDEFTDALAKEAIEGILYWLPISYEKATLESRQKMHADQCMAGMAFSNAGLGIVHGVSHAFGGMYDTAHGLANAVILPYSMDYNKKDAFVAAKYQRLSRAIGKDIIFAVKKLSEFLEIPPRFKDIGIAETAFKEAYENLVKNSLGGSTVVNPIVVSEADMRKFVSAVYYGYPVDF